The Lolium perenne isolate Kyuss_39 chromosome 6, Kyuss_2.0, whole genome shotgun sequence genome segment GCCGGCTTCATAGTGCACTCACACTCGGCGGCTTAAGCTACCCAGCAAATAGCAGAACAAAGCACTCACACCTCAGATCAGATAGCAAGAGGGAGAGAGATCAGAGCGATATGGCAACTGCTAGTCCTGCTGCTTCGTTGAGCTTCCCGGTGATCAACATGGAGAAGCTGGAGACGGAGGAGAGGGGCGCGGCCATGGAGGTCATCCGCGACGCCTGCGAGAACTGGGGCTTCTTCGAGGTGCCACTTCCTCAGACACACATATTGAATTGCAGAATGATTGGTGATAAATTTCCTTTTGGAAACATGCATTAGATTCTTCATGTGATTAATCATGGGCATATGGTGTGTTCAGCTTCTGAACCATGGCATATCGCACGAGCTGATGGACGAGGTGGAGCGGGTGAGCAAGGCCCACTACGAGAACATCAgggagaacaagttcaaggagttCGCGGCCAGGACGCTGGAAGCTGGCGAGAAGGGCGCCGACGTGAGGGACGTTGACTGGGAGAGCACCTTCTTCGTCCGCCACCTCCCCGCATCCAACCTCGCCGACCTGCCCGACCTCGACGACCATTACAGGTAAACACCACATATACGCGCCATTAGTTAATTAAATGCAATTTGATATCGGTACTTTCATTAGACTGGTGGTTCTCCTATTGGCTTCTGAAGAAAAGCAGATGCGCAACCTGATAGCATCAGCTTTGACGGAAATTAATCATTTGAAAAGGCACCGAGATGATTATTATAGTTATTTAATCGGCAGATTCTGGCCTATAATTCAACTCCAATTTGTAGCTTTGGACTTTGTTTTTCCTCTTTATAGCAAGTCTGACGAGGCAGCCTATTGTTAAGCCTGACCGAACATTCTGTACTCGCGTGAACACCTGAGCTCCGATTACAGAATGTTACTGCGCAAATATACTCTCACTGCATGTTCTGAACCCAGCAAATCTGTCGAAAGAAATTCCCGATTTTTGCACCGTGAATCACCTCTATACTGTCATTTCTGTCGAAtacttcggagaaacagcagcaCATGAACATGAGATGCATGTGCGCACATCAGAATCAAGATAAGCAGCAGTAACTAACACGATTCGAATCACCTGCATTTAAGCTAGTGACACTTGTTGGTGAATAAACACAGATTCGTAATCAAACTGCTTTTTCTGTATTGTCGCTGCAGGCAAGTGATGAAGGAATTCGCGTCGGAGATTGAGAAGCTGGCGGAGCGCGTCATGGACCTGATGTGCGAGAACCTGGGCCTGGAGAAGGGCTACCTCAAGCGGGCCTTCGCGGGCTCCCAGGGCGCCCCGACGTTCGGCACCAAGGTGAGCAGCTACCCGCCGTGCCCGCGGCCAGACCTCGTCGACGGCCTCCGCGCGCACACCGACGCCGGCGGCGTGATCCTTCTCTTCCAGGACGACCAGGTGAGCGGCCTCCAGCTGCTGAAAGACGGCGCCTGGGTCGACGTGCCGCCCATGCGTCACGCCATCGTCGTCAACATCGGCGACCAGCTGGAGGTGATCACCAACGGGCGGTACAAGAGCGTGATGcaccgcgtgctcacccgccccgACGGCAACCGCATGTCCATTGCGTCCTTCTACAACCCCGGAGCCGACGCCGTCATCTTCCCGGCGCCGGCGCTCGTCGGCGATGGCGCCACGGAGGAGAACGAGGGCGGCGAGGGCAGCGGGCCCGGGTACCCGCGGTTTGTGTTCGAGGACTACATGAACCTGTACGTTCAACACAAGTTCGAGGCCAAGGAGCCACGCTTCGAGGCCATGAAGTCGGCCGCCGCGCCCATCGCCACCGCCTGATCGGTGACCGGCCGGTGTACCAGGATCCAGATAAAAGTATTTTTCAGATGGATGTGGTGTGTACCGTAGCAATATTGGTACCGCAGATATGCTGTGTCTATGCAATGGTTTTCGCTCGTTGGCATCACCCTATGCATGTGCGTGCAGGGGTGCTGACGTGCGTTACCGTGTGAAGTGAAGCAATGTAGTAACAGTGTGTAAGCATGGCAACTACGGCTGTGCATGTTCCTAAATACTGAGCCGCTCGAGATTAACTCAACGAGACCGACTATAAAATAAATGATCCTGTACGTTCAACACAAGTTCGAGGCCAAGGAGCCACGCTTCGAGGCCATGAAGTCGGACACCGCGCCCATCGCCACCGCCTGATCAGTTTTTTTAGATGAAAGGCGTCTCTGCCCTGTTCCATTTCACAGAAATGAAACCAAGTTTTTTACATACGTCAGTTTAACCCTTACAGCCTATCCTGGAGGCAAAACGTTCACTAAAAGGCAGCAAAAACCAGAACTGAAAACATCACTTTAGATTAGATCTAAGAAAGGAAATGCACTTTTGCAAAAGTTCCTGGAACATGTTCTTCTCTccgcactagtggaaaacagggcttccatgggagccttttgtcgcgggcgcgcctgcacccgcgacaaatggcctagccacgtcgccccgaaaccatgtggagcgggcagggccttttgtcgcgcccttttgtcgcgggccgtattacgacccgcgacaaaaggggtctgaggGCTGGCGCCTCCtgtcggcaccccttttgtcgcgggtcgtaatacggcccgcgacaaaagggccatgcctatatatagaagcagtcagccaccccccacctcattttttccttggtggtgaaggtggaggtgtatgctagttcattttttctacatgtgcacaagaggtgtttgatggaatgcttgtgagagggatgccacttggttttatttgataagatttctcctctttttgatcctaaaaggttagcaactattttctcgactatatatatatgcatagtctgtacaatactaattttagcaaggtgattgcatctgatacatatataattgtacttatgatgcagatgagtcatccatggatgtacggtaaccgatgtgctcccgctttcagagagggcgtgaattctttcctgcttgtggccgaggctaacaagtcgaagcaaggttttatgtgctgtccatgtctaaaatgtaagaacgagaaggattactcttgctcaagagacattaagagccacctgcttcggtttggattcatgtccagctataatgtttggaccaagcacggagaagaaggggttatgatggaagacggcgatgaagaagaagataatgatgacaagtaccgatctatgttctctgaatgctttgataccgcaattgacgacaatgaagaagaaggaggtgaagaacaggcatcagatgatcctgttgatgatgatcttcgtcgggtcatttctgatgcaagaagagactgtggcacggataaggagaggttacagttcgacaagatgttagaggaccaccacaaattattgtacccaggttgtgaaga includes the following:
- the LOC127306000 gene encoding 1-aminocyclopropane-1-carboxylate oxidase 1; its protein translation is MATASPAASLSFPVINMEKLETEERGAAMEVIRDACENWGFFELLNHGISHELMDEVERVSKAHYENIRENKFKEFAARTLEAGEKGADVRDVDWESTFFVRHLPASNLADLPDLDDHYRQVMKEFASEIEKLAERVMDLMCENLGLEKGYLKRAFAGSQGAPTFGTKVSSYPPCPRPDLVDGLRAHTDAGGVILLFQDDQVSGLQLLKDGAWVDVPPMRHAIVVNIGDQLEVITNGRYKSVMHRVLTRPDGNRMSIASFYNPGADAVIFPAPALVGDGATEENEGGEGSGPGYPRFVFEDYMNLYVQHKFEAKEPRFEAMKSAAAPIATA